One genomic window of Candidatus Binatia bacterium includes the following:
- the queA gene encoding tRNA preQ1(34) S-adenosylmethionine ribosyltransferase-isomerase QueA — MRRGDFEFSLPTELIAQEPAPNRDDARLMVVERTRGTRTHARVSELPAFLNPGDLVVVNDTRVIPARVPLRTPKGRRGELLFVRALNTPGSSPPVWLCLGKPARDLQPGVRLTLEPSTEVEIIERQGPGRYVVAWHGHTDVLTFLNCHGQVPLPPYIRRPVGPSAADAERYQTIFARVPGSVAAPTAGLHFTPALVANLLTRGVQLARITLHVGPGTFIPIRVDDVRLHRMEPEWCEIPTETAEAIRAAKLEGKRVVAIGTTTTRALESAAIGEPMFVRSGVLWADRFIVPGYHFQVINALFTNFHLPGSTLILLVAAFAGRELILESYAEAIKHRYRFYSYGDAMLVL, encoded by the coding sequence ATTCGGCGAGGTGACTTCGAGTTTTCACTGCCCACAGAACTCATCGCACAAGAGCCGGCTCCGAACCGCGACGACGCGCGACTCATGGTAGTGGAGCGCACGCGTGGAACGCGAACCCACGCACGCGTGAGCGAGCTGCCTGCTTTTCTAAACCCTGGAGACCTCGTGGTCGTAAACGATACGCGCGTGATTCCCGCCCGCGTGCCACTCCGTACACCCAAAGGTCGGCGCGGAGAGTTATTGTTCGTGAGGGCTCTCAACACACCTGGCAGCTCTCCTCCGGTTTGGCTCTGCCTAGGTAAACCCGCACGCGACCTCCAGCCGGGGGTGCGCTTGACGCTGGAACCATCAACCGAGGTTGAGATCATCGAGCGGCAAGGGCCCGGTCGATATGTGGTCGCCTGGCATGGACATACCGACGTGTTGACGTTCCTGAACTGCCACGGTCAGGTACCGTTGCCGCCTTACATCCGACGACCAGTCGGTCCTTCAGCGGCAGACGCTGAACGATACCAAACCATCTTCGCGCGCGTACCGGGATCTGTGGCTGCGCCTACAGCCGGCCTCCACTTTACACCCGCATTGGTGGCAAACCTGCTCACTCGGGGGGTCCAGCTAGCGCGGATCACGTTGCATGTTGGTCCGGGGACGTTCATACCGATTCGGGTCGACGACGTTCGACTTCACCGCATGGAGCCGGAATGGTGCGAGATTCCTACGGAGACTGCCGAGGCAATCCGAGCAGCAAAATTAGAAGGAAAACGTGTGGTTGCCATCGGCACCACAACCACACGAGCTCTGGAATCTGCAGCAATAGGCGAGCCGATGTTTGTGAGGTCGGGGGTACTTTGGGCTGACCGCTTTATCGTACCTGGCTACCATTTCCAGGTCATCAACGCCTTGTTCACGAACTTTCACCTTCCGGGTTCGACGTTAATTCTTCTGGTCGCAGCCTTCGCAGGCCGGGAGTTGATTCTGGAGTCGTATGCCGAGGCGATAAAGCATCGTTACCGCTTCTACAGTTACGGCGACGCGATGCTGGTTTTGTAA
- a CDS encoding TetR/AcrR family transcriptional regulator, producing the protein MRRKMEVVASVTEPSSREKILDAAELLFAQRGFAGVGMREVAEAVGLSKSSLFHHFRTKVELYAAVAARILAAFEERTAEIVAAPGDALERFDRWLDAMIDTLAERPTRARLLLRSLFEDDDLAGESEGEKEVDAIIHRLFASVGHLLREGMERGLFRVASIPHLLQSLIGLLVYHFASGEFGETLLRQSLFAPAAVEKRKQEVKALLYSGMLVGTATRKALRKL; encoded by the coding sequence GTGAGACGCAAAATGGAGGTGGTTGCGAGTGTAACTGAACCGTCATCGAGAGAGAAAATTCTGGATGCCGCGGAGTTACTGTTCGCGCAGCGGGGGTTTGCCGGAGTAGGGATGCGTGAAGTGGCGGAGGCTGTGGGCCTCAGCAAGTCTTCTCTCTTTCATCACTTCCGGACGAAGGTGGAGCTTTACGCAGCGGTTGCGGCCCGAATCCTTGCTGCGTTTGAGGAACGGACCGCTGAGATTGTTGCGGCGCCCGGAGATGCGCTGGAGCGCTTTGACCGTTGGTTGGACGCCATGATCGATACCCTGGCGGAGCGTCCGACCCGGGCTCGTTTGCTCTTGCGCTCGCTGTTTGAAGACGACGATTTGGCTGGTGAAAGTGAAGGAGAAAAGGAGGTGGATGCCATCATCCATCGGCTATTTGCCAGCGTTGGGCATCTGCTTCGGGAGGGAATGGAGCGTGGCTTGTTCCGGGTCGCCAGCATACCCCACCTACTGCAGAGCCTGATTGGCTTACTGGTGTATCATTTTGCTTCGGGAGAATTTGGCGAGACGTTGTTGCGGCAGTCCCTTTTTGCTCCGGCTGCCGTGGAGAAGCGGAAGCAAGAGGTGAAGGCGTTATTGTACTCGGGGATGTTGGTTGGAACGGCAACGCGAAAAGCGTTGCGTAAGCTTTGA
- a CDS encoding ferritin-like domain-containing protein: MEKLLADHRRQLGDFEIVEFVDEQEIARLREKLDVPVPLELHWSWEYGSEVEELRALYERGKRGQWNAETDIDWSIPFPRDEWFVPRENALLLPTLLTMMGADEETCRQAAFDEFTHLISQLLHGEQAALQLCGQLTNACPTIDQKFYAASQVADEARHVEVLAKFIERKLGTIYPIDPTLKVLLDRLLEAPTWKMKTLGMQTLFEGMAVAIFDQIVRAATNPLVKDILRRVQIDEARHAAFGVLTMRRVVQEATEEEMAEMEDFAFAILETLNANQQLDFLRQAAPKYGLDPEAVVQSLHAMPQWAQLNSEVYMHTVIPNLWRLGLITERTEEKYRKAGILWGDRFEARHQLPLAS, from the coding sequence ATGGAGAAGCTGCTGGCAGACCACCGGCGTCAACTAGGTGATTTCGAAATCGTTGAATTCGTGGACGAACAAGAGATTGCCCGGTTGCGCGAGAAGCTTGACGTCCCGGTGCCCTTGGAGCTCCATTGGAGTTGGGAATACGGGTCGGAGGTCGAAGAGCTCCGGGCACTGTACGAACGGGGGAAACGCGGTCAATGGAACGCAGAGACGGATATTGACTGGAGTATTCCGTTCCCGCGCGATGAGTGGTTTGTTCCCCGTGAAAATGCTCTCCTTTTGCCAACGCTACTAACGATGATGGGGGCAGACGAGGAAACTTGCCGTCAGGCGGCGTTCGACGAGTTCACGCATCTGATCTCTCAGTTGTTGCACGGAGAGCAGGCGGCGCTCCAGTTGTGTGGTCAATTGACCAATGCTTGCCCCACGATCGATCAAAAGTTTTACGCCGCTTCTCAGGTGGCGGACGAAGCTCGTCACGTCGAGGTGCTGGCAAAGTTCATCGAACGGAAGTTAGGCACGATTTATCCGATCGACCCTACGCTCAAAGTCTTGCTCGATCGCCTGCTCGAGGCACCGACGTGGAAGATGAAGACCCTCGGTATGCAGACCCTGTTCGAGGGGATGGCTGTGGCCATTTTCGACCAAATCGTAAGGGCGGCGACCAATCCTCTCGTCAAGGATATCCTTCGCAGAGTGCAAATTGACGAAGCGAGGCACGCAGCGTTTGGGGTATTGACGATGCGGCGCGTGGTTCAAGAGGCCACCGAGGAAGAAATGGCAGAGATGGAAGATTTCGCGTTTGCGATCTTGGAGACGCTGAACGCGAACCAGCAACTGGACTTCCTTCGCCAAGCGGCGCCGAAGTATGGCCTGGATCCGGAAGCTGTCGTCCAGTCGTTACATGCTATGCCGCAGTGGGCTCAGTTGAACAGCGAAGTTTATATGCACACAGTGATCCCCAATCTCTGGCGCCTGGGTTTGATTACGGAGCGTACCGAGGAGAAATACCGGAAGGCGGGAATCCTATGGGGCGACCGCTTCGAGGCTCGTCACCAGCTTCCCTTAGCGAGCTAA